Proteins found in one Phycodurus eques isolate BA_2022a chromosome 18, UOR_Pequ_1.1, whole genome shotgun sequence genomic segment:
- the arf6a gene encoding ADP-ribosylation factor 6a: protein MGKMLSKIFGNKEMRILMLGLDAAGKTTILYKLKLGQSVTTIPTVGFNVETVTYKNVKFNVWDVGGQDKIRPLWRHYYTGTQGLIFVVDCADRDRIDEARQELHRIINDREMRDAIILIFANKQDLPDAMKPHEIQEKLGLTRIRDRNWYVQPSCATAGDGLYEGLTWLTSNYKS from the coding sequence ATGGGGAAAATGCTGTCAAAGATCTTCGGCAACAAGGAGATGAGAATACTGATGCTCGGACTTGACGCGGCGGGCAAGACCACCATCCTGTACAAGCTGAAGCTGGGACAGTCGGTCACCACCATCCCCACGGTGGGCTTCAACGTGGAGACGGTCACCTACAAGAACGTCAAGTTCAACGTTTGGGACGTGGGCGGCCAGGACAAGATCCGTCCGCTTTGGCGACACTACTACACGGGCACGCAGGGCCTGATCTTCGTGGTGGACTGCGCTGACCGGGACCGCATCGACGAGGCCCGCCAGGAGCTCCACCGCATCATCAACGACCGGGAGATGCGTGACGCCATCATCCTGATCTTCGCCAACAAGCAGGACCTGCCCGACGCCATGAAGCCCCACGAGATCCAGGAGAAGCTGGGCCTGACGCGGATCCGCGACCGCAACTGGTACGTGCAGCCCTCGTGCGCCACAGCCGGGGACGGACTCTACGAGGGCCTCACCTGGCTTACCTCAAATTATAAATCCTAA